From Deinococcus aquaticus, one genomic window encodes:
- the carA gene encoding glutamine-hydrolyzing carbamoyl-phosphate synthase small subunit, with the protein MIRKERAILALEDGTVYRGYAFGHRGETVGEVVFNTSMTGYQEIMTDPSYNGQIVTITYPHVGNYGVAIYDMESNKPYVRGFISREFSAEYSNYRAQQSLESFMQQYGVVSIQGIDTRALVRRLRTGGVVKGVIAHRSFTHPEDPYGEFTPAEEQVYVSRALGHQDIDGHDMTREVTTALPYAFPTLRHGKRVVLMDFGIKHTIIERLAEVGIEPIVVPAHTTPAQIMALQPHGLFLSNGPGDPAPLEYAHKTAWELMGLLPTFGICLGHQILGLAAGGRTFKMKFGHRGGNQPVKNLLTGNVEITSQNHGYAVDIESIPNGAFVPTHVNLNDGTLEGMAHARYPVFSVQYHPEASPGPHDSRYLFDRFIEEIDAFDGGSGTPVAKANSGRLGV; encoded by the coding sequence ATGATCAGAAAAGAGCGGGCCATTCTGGCCCTGGAAGACGGCACGGTGTACCGCGGGTACGCCTTCGGGCACCGCGGCGAGACGGTCGGTGAAGTCGTGTTCAACACCTCCATGACCGGGTACCAGGAGATCATGACCGATCCCTCGTACAACGGGCAGATCGTGACCATCACGTACCCGCACGTCGGGAATTACGGCGTGGCGATCTACGATATGGAAAGCAACAAGCCGTACGTGCGGGGCTTCATCTCCCGCGAATTCAGTGCCGAGTACTCGAACTACCGCGCGCAGCAGTCCCTGGAATCGTTCATGCAGCAGTACGGCGTCGTGTCCATTCAGGGCATCGACACGCGCGCGCTGGTGCGCCGCCTGCGCACGGGCGGCGTGGTCAAGGGCGTGATCGCGCACCGCAGCTTCACGCACCCGGAAGATCCGTACGGCGAGTTCACGCCCGCCGAGGAGCAGGTGTACGTCAGCCGCGCCCTGGGGCATCAGGACATCGACGGGCACGACATGACCCGCGAGGTCACGACCGCGCTGCCCTACGCCTTCCCGACGCTGCGGCACGGCAAGCGCGTGGTCCTGATGGATTTCGGGATCAAGCACACCATCATCGAGCGGCTGGCCGAGGTGGGCATCGAACCGATCGTGGTGCCCGCGCACACCACGCCGGCGCAGATCATGGCGCTGCAACCGCACGGCCTGTTCCTGAGTAACGGTCCCGGCGACCCCGCGCCGCTGGAGTACGCGCACAAGACCGCCTGGGAACTGATGGGGCTGCTGCCCACCTTCGGTATCTGCCTGGGCCACCAGATTCTGGGGCTGGCGGCGGGCGGCCGGACCTTCAAGATGAAGTTCGGGCACCGCGGCGGCAACCAGCCCGTGAAGAATCTGTTAACGGGAAATGTGGAGATCACCTCCCAGAACCACGGGTACGCGGTCGATATCGAATCCATCCCGAACGGGGCGTTTGTCCCGACCCACGTGAACCTGAACGACGGCACGCTGGAAGGCATGGCACACGCGCGCTACCCGGTCTTTTCAGTGCAGTACCACCCGGAAGCCAGCCCCGGCCCGCACGACAGCCGCTACCTGTTCGACCGCTTCATCGAGGAAATAGACGCCTTTGATGGGGGCAGCGGTACCCCCGTTGCAAAAGCGAATTCTGGCCGTCTGGGGGTTTGA
- a CDS encoding N-acetyltransferase — MTLALESIAVPDIHPDAPLVTRKARLSDIEAIHELIGYWAARGLMLVRSRALLAETIRDFHLVLADAHEGRPGGLAGVCGLHMLAPDLAEVRGLAIHPNMQGRGLGRDLVAACEREAREIDLPALFAWTYQQGFFEKCGFTRIDKTNLHPKVWSECQRCAFFENCNEIAMYRELR, encoded by the coding sequence GTGACGCTGGCCCTGGAGTCCATCGCCGTGCCGGACATTCACCCGGACGCGCCCCTGGTGACCCGCAAGGCGCGCCTGTCGGACATTGAGGCCATTCACGAGCTGATCGGGTACTGGGCGGCGCGCGGACTGATGCTGGTCCGCTCGCGCGCCCTGCTGGCCGAGACCATCCGGGATTTTCATCTGGTGCTGGCCGACGCGCACGAGGGGCGGCCGGGCGGGCTGGCCGGCGTGTGCGGGCTGCACATGCTGGCCCCGGACCTGGCGGAGGTGCGTGGACTGGCCATCCACCCGAACATGCAGGGGCGGGGGCTGGGGCGTGACCTCGTGGCGGCGTGCGAACGCGAGGCGCGTGAGATCGACCTGCCGGCCCTGTTCGCCTGGACGTACCAGCAGGGCTTCTTCGAGAAGTGCGGCTTTACCCGCATCGACAAGACGAACCTGCACCCGAAAGTCTGGAGTGAATGCCAGCGCTGCGCGTTCTTCGAGAACTGCAACGAGATCGCCATGTACCGGGAGTTACGGTGA
- a CDS encoding GNAT family N-acetyltransferase, whose amino-acid sequence MTDSSVQIRLASSADRDTVTRVFHDAGLDTDATLADGTTYWVLERGGQPVGAIGLEHGEGASLLRGAAVMPEARGSGLGRRLVMSAVEYAQGRGDRAIYMFSKGGDWGTFGFQQVPLAVVMGDVPDAPQIQAYRAQGSRPGGTTWMRSLS is encoded by the coding sequence ATGACCGATTCCAGCGTTCAGATTCGACTGGCGAGCAGCGCCGACAGGGATACCGTCACCCGCGTCTTTCACGACGCCGGGCTGGATACCGACGCCACGCTGGCGGACGGCACGACCTACTGGGTGCTGGAACGCGGCGGGCAACCGGTCGGCGCGATCGGCCTGGAGCACGGCGAGGGCGCCTCGCTGCTGCGCGGGGCGGCCGTGATGCCCGAAGCGCGTGGCAGTGGGCTGGGCCGGCGGCTGGTCATGAGTGCCGTGGAGTACGCGCAGGGACGCGGGGACCGCGCGATCTACATGTTCAGCAAGGGCGGCGACTGGGGTACGTTCGGCTTTCAGCAGGTGCCGCTGGCCGTGGTGATGGGGGACGTGCCGGACGCCCCGCAGATTCAGGCGTACCGCGCGCAGGGCAGCCGCCCCGGCGGCACCACCTGGATGCGTTCCCTGAGCTGA
- a CDS encoding GNAT family N-acetyltransferase gives MTHVPLTDMHVKLRQAAPADLPIVLDLLTRCGLHTSSVDLGAGTYWIADLDGVPGGCIGLEHGQGVSLIRSTAVVPEARSQGLGRALVRSALTHATLRGDRSVYLFSEEAGDYWRRFGFVPVTADEISGALPDAPQVVSGLCNGWIGGEQAWRLDVQPLDVQPGEAARG, from the coding sequence ATGACCCATGTTCCGCTGACTGACATGCACGTGAAACTTCGTCAGGCCGCCCCGGCGGACCTGCCCATCGTCCTGGACCTCCTGACCCGCTGCGGGCTGCACACCAGCAGCGTGGACCTGGGGGCCGGTACGTACTGGATCGCGGATCTGGACGGCGTGCCCGGCGGCTGCATCGGCCTGGAGCACGGCCAGGGCGTGAGCCTGATCCGCTCGACGGCGGTGGTGCCCGAGGCCCGCAGTCAGGGTCTGGGCCGCGCGCTGGTCCGCTCGGCGCTGACTCACGCGACGCTGCGCGGCGACCGCAGCGTGTACCTGTTCAGCGAGGAAGCCGGGGATTACTGGCGGCGCTTCGGGTTCGTGCCCGTCACGGCCGACGAGATTTCCGGGGCGCTGCCGGACGCGCCGCAGGTGGTCAGCGGCCTGTGTAACGGCTGGATCGGCGGCGAGCAGGCGTGGCGGCTGGACGTGCAGCCACTGGACGTTCAGCCGGGCGAGGCGGCGCGGGGGTGA
- a CDS encoding GNAT family N-acetyltransferase, translating to MPADLRPATSADLPVIHGLILETGLSTDPTLITATLDGSSYWLATEAGQVVGTVGLEHGDGAGLLRSAAVRPAAQGRGVGAALVRAALGAARARGDRATYLFTDTAGPYWARLGFEPVRAADLIRALPGVPQVRGGLARGWIHGAAAWRLDLTGVSP from the coding sequence ATGCCCGCCGACCTGCGCCCCGCCACGTCCGCCGATCTGCCCGTCATTCACGGGTTGATCCTCGAAACCGGGCTGAGCACCGACCCGACGCTCATCACCGCCACGCTGGACGGCAGCTCCTACTGGCTCGCCACCGAGGCGGGGCAGGTCGTGGGCACCGTGGGCCTGGAGCACGGCGACGGCGCGGGCCTGCTGCGCTCGGCCGCCGTGCGGCCCGCCGCACAGGGCCGGGGGGTGGGTGCGGCGCTCGTCCGGGCAGCCCTCGGGGCGGCGCGGGCGCGTGGGGACCGGGCCACCTATCTGTTCACCGACACGGCCGGGCCGTACTGGGCCCGCCTGGGATTTGAACCCGTTCGCGCCGCAGACCTGATCAGGGCGCTGCCGGGCGTGCCACAGGTCCGCGGTGGGCTGGCCCGAGGCTGGATTCACGGGGCCGCCGCGTGGCGACTCGACCTGACAGGAGTTTCACCATGA
- the argH gene encoding argininosuccinate lyase codes for MTNTQDKKLWGGRFAEATDGLVELFNASVGFDQRLAEQDIRGSLAHVAMLGQVGILSAEEVAQIGEGLNAVLADIRAGNFEWRLDREDVHMNVEAALRDRIGPVAGKLHTARSRNDQVAVDFRLFTKEAALDLAGKTRALRVVMLAEAEKHLEAGVILPGYTHLQVAQPILLSHWFMAYVAMLERDEGRFRDAAERMDESPLGSSALAGTPWPIDRHATAAALGFARPTANSLDGVGSRDFALEFLAACAILSAHLSRLSEELILYSTFEFGFITLPDSHTTGSSIMPQKKNPDVSELARGKAGRVFGNLMGLLTVVKGTPLAYNKDLQEDKEGVFDSYDTLSIVLRLYAEMMPKTVWHADVTRAAAARGYSTATDVADFLARQGVPFREAHEVVGGLVGVASRSGRQLWDLTDAELRAAHPLLNAEVAQSLTVEESVRGRASFGGTAPHRVREAIRNARQALEN; via the coding sequence ATGACGAATACGCAGGATAAGAAACTCTGGGGTGGCCGCTTTGCGGAGGCCACGGACGGTCTGGTGGAACTCTTCAACGCGTCGGTGGGCTTCGATCAGCGCCTTGCCGAGCAGGATATTCGCGGCTCGCTGGCGCACGTGGCGATGCTGGGGCAGGTCGGCATTCTGAGTGCCGAGGAGGTCGCCCAGATAGGTGAGGGCCTGAACGCCGTGCTGGCCGATATCCGCGCGGGGAATTTCGAGTGGCGCCTGGACCGTGAGGACGTGCACATGAACGTGGAGGCGGCCCTGCGTGACCGGATCGGGCCGGTGGCCGGGAAGCTGCACACGGCCCGCTCGAGGAACGATCAGGTGGCGGTGGATTTCCGTCTGTTCACGAAGGAGGCGGCGCTGGATCTGGCCGGGAAGACCCGCGCGCTGCGCGTGGTGATGCTCGCGGAAGCCGAGAAGCACCTGGAGGCTGGGGTGATCCTGCCGGGGTACACGCACCTGCAGGTGGCGCAGCCGATCCTGCTGTCTCACTGGTTCATGGCGTACGTGGCGATGCTGGAGCGCGACGAGGGCCGCTTCCGGGACGCGGCCGAGCGGATGGACGAGTCGCCGCTGGGTTCGTCGGCGCTGGCGGGGACGCCTTGGCCGATTGACCGGCACGCGACGGCGGCGGCGCTGGGCTTCGCGCGGCCCACCGCGAACAGCCTGGACGGGGTGGGCAGCCGGGATTTCGCGCTGGAGTTCCTGGCGGCCTGCGCGATCCTGTCGGCGCACCTGTCGCGCCTGTCGGAGGAACTGATCCTGTACTCGACCTTCGAGTTCGGCTTCATCACCCTGCCCGACAGCCATACGACGGGATCGTCGATCATGCCGCAGAAGAAGAACCCGGACGTGTCCGAACTCGCGCGCGGCAAGGCGGGCCGCGTGTTCGGGAACCTCATGGGCCTGCTGACGGTCGTGAAGGGCACGCCGCTGGCGTACAACAAGGACCTCCAGGAGGACAAGGAGGGCGTGTTCGACTCCTACGACACGCTGAGCATCGTGCTGCGCCTGTACGCCGAGATGATGCCGAAGACCGTCTGGCACGCCGACGTGACCCGCGCCGCCGCCGCACGCGGCTACTCGACCGCCACCGACGTCGCGGACTTCCTGGCCCGCCAGGGCGTCCCGTTCCGCGAGGCGCACGAGGTCGTCGGCGGACTGGTCGGCGTCGCCAGCCGCAGCGGGCGGCAGCTGTGGGACCTCACGGACGCGGAACTGCGCGCCGCGCACCCCCTCCTGAACGCGGAGGTCGCGCAGTCCCTGACCGTCGAGGAGAGCGTCCGTGGCCGCGCCAGCTTCGGCGGGACCGCCCCGCACCGCGTCCGCGAGGCCATCCGGAACGCCCGTCAGGCCCTGGAGAACTGA
- a CDS encoding GNAT family N-acetyltransferase codes for MTAAALRPVNRDDLAGFHAVMMAAGMDPRSSWARTTPDDLERSLFSPGAGGFLAVSGNEPVGCVGYRPDLSTTGGPHTLTLNKLATHPTARGTGLGRALVWQVEHVARAGGYGRVLLAVSQFNLDVLPFYEQLGYAVSDDLYAHANPSSPPPVVLVKPIFSPLSGGRGAGGEGFLHCPPEDASQ; via the coding sequence GTGACCGCCGCTGCCCTGCGACCCGTGAACCGCGACGACCTCGCGGGCTTTCACGCGGTCATGATGGCCGCCGGAATGGACCCCCGCTCAAGCTGGGCGCGGACCACGCCCGACGACCTGGAACGCTCTCTGTTCAGCCCCGGCGCGGGCGGGTTCCTGGCCGTCAGCGGCAACGAACCGGTGGGGTGCGTCGGCTACCGCCCTGACCTTTCCACGACGGGCGGCCCGCACACCCTGACCCTGAACAAGCTCGCCACCCACCCCACCGCGCGCGGCACCGGCCTGGGCCGCGCCCTGGTCTGGCAGGTCGAGCACGTGGCCCGCGCCGGCGGGTACGGGCGCGTGCTGCTGGCCGTGTCCCAGTTCAATCTGGACGTGCTGCCCTTCTACGAGCAACTCGGGTACGCCGTTTCAGACGACCTGTACGCCCACGCGAACCCCAGCAGCCCGCCGCCGGTGGTGCTGGTCAAACCAATCTTTTCTCCTCTCTCCGGGGGGAGAGGGGCCGGGGGTGAGGGGTTCCTTCACTGCCCACCCGAGGACGCAAGCCAATGA
- a CDS encoding GNAT family N-acetyltransferase produces MTLPAGFTLRPATVRDAALIQSQRTAMFTDMGSDAAGLARVHEAGAAWHARMLACGAYTGLLVESGGEVVAGAGILWTDLPPNADTAATTRAYVLNVYVQPAQRGRRLARTLMEAALAECRARGVDIVTLTASNAGRPTYEALGFVPQREMKLLLPPVNP; encoded by the coding sequence ATGACCCTCCCCGCCGGATTCACCCTGCGTCCCGCGACCGTCCGTGACGCGGCCCTGATTCAGTCCCAGCGCACGGCCATGTTCACGGACATGGGCAGTGACGCGGCGGGACTGGCGCGTGTGCACGAGGCGGGCGCCGCGTGGCACGCGCGCATGCTGGCCTGCGGCGCGTACACGGGCCTGCTGGTCGAGAGTGGGGGAGAGGTGGTGGCCGGGGCGGGCATCCTCTGGACCGACCTGCCCCCGAATGCCGACACGGCCGCCACGACCCGCGCGTACGTGCTGAACGTGTACGTGCAGCCCGCGCAGCGGGGGCGGCGACTGGCCCGCACGCTGATGGAAGCGGCGCTGGCCGAATGCCGGGCGCGCGGCGTAGACATCGTGACCCTGACCGCCTCGAATGCCGGGCGGCCCACCTACGAGGCGCTGGGCTTCGTGCCGCAGCGGGAAATGAAACTGCTGCTCCCGCCGGTGAACCCGTGA
- a CDS encoding DinB family protein has translation MTSLALVVAQWQPTLRELTELQASRHIAPGVWSAKQILGHLIDSGVNNHVRFVWASREDGLALPGYDQTAWVEAGDYQQRPWADVLALWVAYQTQLAHVIDTLPPDSLDHTLSVGGSAPVTLRFIAQDYVQHQLHHLNQIPGRAQP, from the coding sequence GTGACCAGCCTCGCCCTCGTCGTCGCGCAATGGCAGCCCACCCTCCGGGAGCTGACAGAACTCCAGGCATCCCGCCACATCGCCCCCGGCGTCTGGAGCGCCAAGCAGATCCTCGGGCATCTGATCGACAGCGGCGTAAACAACCACGTCCGGTTCGTGTGGGCCAGCCGGGAGGACGGTCTGGCCCTGCCCGGTTACGACCAGACCGCGTGGGTCGAGGCCGGCGACTACCAGCAGCGCCCCTGGGCGGACGTGCTGGCCCTGTGGGTCGCGTACCAGACGCAGCTCGCGCACGTCATCGACACCCTGCCGCCTGACAGCCTGGACCACACCCTGAGCGTCGGCGGGAGCGCCCCCGTCACGCTGCGCTTCATCGCGCAGGACTACGTGCAGCACCAGCTGCACCACCTGAACCAGATTCCCGGGCGGGCGCAGCCATGA
- a CDS encoding argininosuccinate synthase, giving the protein MTKEKIVLAYSGGLDTSIILKWLQTERNYDVVCFTADLGQGDEVEEARVKALNTGAVAAYALDLREEFVRDYVFPMFRSSALYEGYYLLGTSIARPLIAKKMVEIAGKEGAVAVSHGATGKGNDQVRFEMTAYALNPDIVTVAPWRDWEFQGRADLETFAREHGIPVPTTKKDPWSTDANMLHISYEGGILEDPWAEPPAHMFKLTVDPADAPSEPEYVEIEFLNGDPVAINGEQLSPAALLARANELGGKHGVGRLDLVENRFVGMKSRGVYETPGGTVLYHARRAVESLTLDREVLHQRDQLGPKYAELVYNGFWFAPEREALQVYFDHVASSVTGTARLKLFKGNCVTVGRKAPQSLYDKDLVSFEAGGDYNQHDAGAFIKLNALRMRVQARVKAKAEAAEQEPAQV; this is encoded by the coding sequence ATGACCAAAGAAAAGATCGTGCTTGCATACAGCGGCGGCCTGGACACCAGCATCATCCTCAAGTGGCTCCAGACCGAGCGGAACTACGACGTGGTCTGCTTCACCGCCGACCTCGGCCAGGGCGATGAGGTGGAAGAAGCCCGCGTCAAGGCGCTGAACACCGGCGCGGTCGCCGCCTACGCGCTGGACCTGCGCGAGGAATTCGTGCGGGACTACGTGTTCCCCATGTTCCGCTCCTCGGCGCTGTACGAGGGGTACTACCTGCTGGGCACCAGCATCGCCCGCCCCCTGATCGCCAAGAAGATGGTCGAGATCGCCGGGAAGGAAGGCGCGGTGGCCGTGTCGCACGGCGCGACCGGCAAGGGCAACGATCAGGTGCGGTTCGAGATGACCGCCTACGCCCTGAACCCCGACATCGTCACGGTCGCTCCCTGGCGCGACTGGGAATTCCAGGGCCGCGCCGACCTCGAAACCTTCGCCCGTGAGCACGGCATTCCGGTGCCCACCACCAAGAAGGACCCCTGGAGCACCGACGCGAACATGCTGCACATCAGTTACGAGGGCGGCATTCTGGAGGACCCGTGGGCCGAGCCGCCCGCGCACATGTTCAAACTCACGGTGGATCCCGCCGATGCGCCCAGCGAGCCCGAGTACGTGGAAATCGAGTTCCTGAACGGTGATCCGGTCGCCATCAACGGCGAGCAACTGAGCCCGGCCGCGCTGCTGGCCCGGGCGAACGAACTGGGCGGCAAGCACGGCGTGGGCCGCCTGGATCTGGTGGAAAACCGTTTCGTGGGCATGAAATCACGCGGCGTGTACGAAACGCCCGGTGGCACCGTCCTGTACCACGCCCGCCGCGCCGTCGAGAGCCTCACCCTGGACCGCGAGGTGCTGCACCAGCGCGACCAGCTGGGACCCAAGTACGCCGAACTGGTGTACAACGGCTTCTGGTTCGCCCCGGAACGCGAGGCGCTTCAGGTGTACTTCGATCACGTCGCCAGCAGCGTCACCGGGACCGCCCGCCTGAAACTCTTCAAGGGCAACTGCGTCACCGTGGGCCGCAAGGCCCCCCAGAGCCTGTACGACAAGGACCTCGTGAGCTTCGAGGCGGGCGGCGACTACAACCAGCACGACGCTGGCGCGTTCATCAAACTCAACGCCCTGCGCATGCGCGTGCAGGCCCGCGTGAAAGCTAAAGCCGAAGCCGCCGAACAAGAACCCGCCCAGGTCTGA
- a CDS encoding pyridoxal phosphate-dependent aminotransferase, translated as MPQLHDRARASQESVFSRMSRLAAQHGAVNLGQGFPPGPPPLFLLNAARDAVGRSDQYTPPAGLGALRDALGADLGVDGADITVTCGATEALDVLALSLYGPGDEVLMLEPVFDVYLPQAWLAGATPVTVPMQLDPVSGWSFDSGALAAAVTPRTRALLLNSPFNPTGTVFTPEELAGIVALARQHDLWIISDEVYDELYFGERPVSLRTLAPERTFTVGSAGKRLEATGWRVGWIAAPPGLSAGLGGVRQVTSFCAPAPLQSAVAAALPVARQDGFYDTLRAGYAARLALLAGGLRDLGATVFEPRGTYFLTALHPHWTAGSLVEQAGVAVIPGEAFYARHAAPQGLLRVAFCKSTDDIHLALERLQHHVRSQS; from the coding sequence ATGCCACAACTGCACGACCGGGCCCGCGCCTCGCAGGAGAGCGTCTTCTCACGCATGAGCCGGCTGGCTGCCCAGCACGGCGCGGTGAACCTGGGGCAGGGCTTCCCGCCGGGCCCGCCGCCCCTCTTCCTGCTGAACGCCGCGCGGGACGCTGTGGGCCGCAGCGACCAGTACACGCCCCCGGCGGGCCTGGGGGCATTGCGGGACGCGCTGGGCGCGGACCTGGGCGTGGACGGCGCCGACATCACCGTCACCTGCGGCGCGACCGAGGCGCTGGATGTCCTGGCGCTGTCCCTGTACGGGCCGGGCGACGAGGTCCTGATGCTCGAACCGGTGTTCGACGTGTACCTGCCGCAGGCGTGGCTGGCTGGCGCGACGCCCGTGACGGTGCCCATGCAACTGGACCCGGTGTCCGGGTGGTCCTTCGACTCCGGCGCGCTGGCGGCGGCCGTCACGCCGCGCACGCGGGCGCTGCTGCTGAACAGTCCCTTCAATCCCACCGGGACGGTGTTCACGCCGGAGGAACTCGCGGGCATCGTGGCCCTGGCCCGCCAGCACGACCTGTGGATCATCAGTGACGAGGTGTACGACGAACTGTACTTCGGAGAGCGACCCGTCAGCCTGCGGACCCTCGCGCCGGAGCGGACCTTCACGGTCGGCAGCGCCGGCAAACGCCTGGAAGCGACCGGCTGGCGCGTCGGCTGGATCGCCGCGCCCCCCGGTCTCAGCGCCGGTCTGGGCGGCGTGCGGCAGGTCACGTCGTTCTGCGCGCCCGCGCCCCTGCAATCGGCGGTGGCGGCCGCGCTGCCCGTCGCCCGACAGGACGGCTTCTACGACACCCTGCGCGCCGGGTACGCCGCCCGCCTGGCTCTGCTGGCCGGGGGCCTGCGCGACCTGGGGGCCACCGTGTTCGAGCCGCGCGGCACGTACTTCCTGACTGCGCTGCACCCCCACTGGACGGCCGGGTCCCTGGTCGAGCAGGCGGGCGTGGCCGTCATTCCCGGCGAGGCCTTCTACGCCCGGCACGCCGCGCCACAGGGCCTGCTGCGCGTGGCGTTCTGCAAGTCCACCGACGACATTCACCTCGCGCTGGAGCGCCTGCAACACCATGTGCGCTCCCAGTCCTGA
- a CDS encoding LysE/ArgO family amino acid transporter produces the protein MPPFLRGLGLGLSLIVAIGPQNAFVLRQGLARRYALLAALACAACDTGLITLGVLGVGGLLARHPALVTAGTLLGAAFLTWYGLRSLRAALNPGHAGLHAAPDGAVTAPARVIGTAAAFSLLNPHALLDTVVLIGGASAGLSGSGRTAFLLGTLLASWAWFFTLAVAGRALAPVMARPQAWRVLDLLIGATLLLTAAGLLTAAGLLRGL, from the coding sequence ATGCCTCCTTTCCTGCGCGGGCTGGGCCTGGGCCTGTCGCTGATCGTCGCCATCGGCCCGCAGAACGCATTCGTGCTGCGCCAGGGGCTCGCGCGGCGGTACGCGCTGCTGGCGGCGCTGGCCTGCGCCGCGTGCGACACGGGCCTGATCACGCTGGGCGTGCTGGGCGTGGGCGGCCTGCTGGCCCGCCACCCGGCGCTGGTGACGGCGGGCACGCTGCTGGGCGCGGCGTTCCTGACGTGGTACGGTCTGCGGTCCCTGCGCGCCGCCCTGAATCCCGGTCACGCGGGCCTGCACGCCGCGCCGGACGGGGCGGTCACCGCGCCTGCCCGCGTGATCGGCACGGCGGCGGCGTTCAGTCTGCTGAACCCGCACGCGCTGCTGGACACGGTCGTGCTGATCGGCGGGGCCAGCGCGGGCCTGAGCGGCAGCGGGCGCACGGCGTTCCTGCTGGGCACGCTCCTGGCGTCCTGGGCATGGTTTTTCACGCTGGCCGTGGCGGGCCGCGCGCTGGCTCCGGTCATGGCCCGGCCGCAGGCGTGGCGGGTGCTGGACCTGCTGATCGGCGCCACCCTGCTGTTGACGGCTGCGGGGCTGCTGACGGCCGCCGGACTGCTGCGCGGGCTGTAG